From the Phycisphaerae bacterium genome, one window contains:
- a CDS encoding SDR family oxidoreductase produces MDFGLYDKAAIVFGGADGIGAAIVQSLHTEGAGVAIADLNKERSDSLAKSMGPLVVSIPCDVSNKGEIVAAVKSAATQFGGLHILVLSVGLTLPDRLEDITDADIERTFEVNMRSHIWAAQAALPKMREAGYGRIVLIGSGSGIKGSGGLMLYSASKFFLRGLTQAMGIELGPTGVTANIVCPSDVYPEGDRPAGSWTNEKLICTSCRKENAVDLDGVREARIARTPLQRSCSAQDVANVVTFLCSSQASFITAQTIAVNGGLLPT; encoded by the coding sequence ATGGACTTCGGCCTGTACGATAAGGCGGCGATCGTGTTCGGTGGAGCCGACGGCATCGGGGCGGCCATCGTTCAGTCGCTCCACACCGAGGGGGCCGGCGTTGCCATCGCCGATCTGAACAAGGAACGCTCCGATTCCCTGGCCAAGAGCATGGGCCCCCTGGTCGTCTCGATCCCCTGCGATGTGTCCAACAAGGGCGAGATCGTGGCTGCCGTCAAATCGGCAGCCACGCAATTCGGCGGCCTGCACATCCTGGTGCTTTCCGTGGGCCTGACCTTGCCCGACCGCCTGGAAGACATCACCGACGCGGACATCGAGCGGACTTTCGAAGTCAACATGCGAAGCCACATCTGGGCCGCTCAGGCGGCGTTGCCCAAGATGCGTGAGGCGGGTTACGGGCGAATCGTGCTCATCGGATCTGGCAGCGGCATCAAGGGATCCGGCGGTCTCATGCTGTACTCGGCCAGCAAGTTCTTCCTCCGGGGATTGACCCAGGCGATGGGCATCGAGCTGGGGCCGACAGGGGTCACCGCGAACATCGTCTGCCCAAGCGATGTCTATCCGGAAGGCGATCGCCCGGCCGGGAGTTGGACCAACGAGAAGCTGATCTGTACGAGCTGTCGAAAGGAAAACGCCGTGGATCTCGATGGCGTGCGCGAGGCGCGGATCGCCCGCACGCCCCTGCAGCGGAGCTGCTCGGCCCAGGATGTGGCTAACGTGGTCACCTTCCTGTGTTCCTCCCAGGCAAGCTTCATCACCGCCCAGACCATCGCGGTCAACGGCGGTCTGCTGCCGACCTGA
- a CDS encoding class II fructose-bisphosphate aldolase encodes MKIITDRQAVLNVFERTRRAGAALFAPNAELPAEIEGLCMGAQRYADDHRIKDLPLGIGMTGNYADNPQFRKMSTPCKTAEDISGFEGGDVLQGCEIWLRHLACYQDLLGYFPAVRMLPFIDHGWAPDPEDQRLLFNDDIVERMAVIMYDASKLDWDENIALTRKYVERYGKRVVVEAACDKIYDPKDITKLKLSREDQLSKPDRVEQFVRRTGVDLIVPNLGTEHRSVGVGRAERRYERELARQIRDRVGTIQSLHGSSCLGGKVGSTPEDGIVKVNFYTAMAVDAGNRICNLMHAHADKVLKDRNLWINSASYFHDIRRRHVADVCYEMLDTLGYGKLM; translated from the coding sequence ATGAAGATCATCACCGATCGCCAAGCCGTGTTGAACGTCTTCGAGCGGACACGCAGGGCCGGCGCCGCCCTCTTCGCACCCAACGCCGAATTGCCCGCAGAGATCGAAGGCCTGTGCATGGGAGCCCAGCGGTACGCGGACGATCACCGAATCAAGGACCTGCCGCTCGGCATCGGCATGACCGGCAACTACGCGGACAATCCGCAATTCCGCAAGATGTCCACCCCGTGCAAGACCGCCGAGGATATCAGCGGTTTCGAGGGCGGCGATGTACTCCAGGGCTGCGAGATCTGGCTGCGGCACCTAGCCTGCTACCAGGATCTGCTCGGCTATTTCCCGGCGGTGCGGATGCTGCCATTCATCGACCACGGCTGGGCCCCGGACCCGGAAGACCAGCGCCTGCTGTTCAACGACGACATCGTCGAACGGATGGCCGTGATCATGTACGACGCCAGCAAACTGGACTGGGACGAGAACATCGCCTTGACCCGCAAGTACGTGGAGCGTTACGGGAAACGGGTGGTGGTCGAGGCCGCCTGCGACAAGATCTACGACCCCAAGGACATTACCAAGCTCAAGCTCAGCCGCGAGGATCAACTCTCCAAGCCGGACCGGGTCGAGCAGTTCGTCCGCCGGACGGGGGTGGACCTCATTGTGCCCAACCTGGGCACCGAGCACCGCAGCGTTGGTGTTGGCCGGGCGGAGCGCCGCTATGAGCGCGAGCTGGCCCGCCAAATCCGCGACCGCGTCGGCACCATCCAATCACTGCACGGCTCGAGTTGCCTGGGCGGCAAGGTCGGCTCCACTCCCGAGGACGGGATCGTCAAGGTCAACTTCTACACCGCCATGGCCGTCGACGCGGGTAACAGGATCTGCAACCTAATGCATGCCCACGCGGACAAGGTACTCAAGGACCGGAATCTCTGGATCAATAGCGCCTCGTACTTCCACGACATTCGACGCCGGCACGTGGCCGACGTGTGCTACGAGATGCTGGACACCCTGGGCTACGGCAAGCTGATGTGA
- a CDS encoding MBL fold metallo-hydrolase — MRAWLRFFGATREVTGSMHLIEADGHTIAMDCGLHQGRRAESNEKNRSFPCAPDKISAVLLSHAHIDHCGKLPRLVREGFHGPIYVTPPTRDLTEILLYDSAHIQQEDTAYWNKKRVKHGDAPIEPLYSSLDAEQTVALMQPRELGEPFEVVRGIRASFHEAGHMLGSACIHARVSNGSRDPITVTYTGDLGRPGMAILEDPAPLPLCDYLICESTYGGRESDDPEPMPDRLARIINETIEHGGKVIIPAFAVGRTQVIVYHLHQLFHRGKISRHVPIIVDSPLAVRATEIFKKHPEAFDKEATEFNHATGSIFDCSTCEYVENVERSKALHDRPGPMIIISASGMCEVGRILHHLKNNIEDPKNTILIVGYQAENTLGRRLVDRAKHVRIFGEMYQVRARVKTFNGFSSHADAEELLTMTLPLAKQARKIFLVHGEIAQSQMLAGTMRERGFKEVVIPQRDQSFEIYS, encoded by the coding sequence ATGAGAGCCTGGTTGCGGTTCTTCGGTGCGACGCGGGAAGTCACCGGCTCGATGCACCTGATTGAAGCGGATGGGCACACCATCGCGATGGACTGCGGGCTCCATCAGGGTCGGCGGGCGGAGTCGAACGAGAAAAACCGCTCCTTCCCGTGTGCGCCCGACAAGATCAGCGCGGTCCTCCTGTCCCACGCCCACATCGACCATTGTGGCAAACTCCCCCGCCTCGTTCGCGAGGGCTTCCACGGGCCCATCTACGTGACGCCTCCAACGCGCGATCTGACCGAAATCCTGCTCTACGACTCGGCTCACATCCAACAGGAAGATACCGCCTACTGGAACAAGAAGCGGGTCAAGCACGGCGATGCTCCGATCGAGCCACTGTACAGCTCTTTGGATGCCGAACAGACCGTGGCCCTGATGCAACCCCGCGAACTGGGTGAGCCCTTCGAGGTCGTGCGGGGTATCCGAGCTTCGTTTCACGAGGCCGGACACATGTTGGGCTCGGCCTGCATCCACGCCCGGGTATCCAACGGCAGCCGCGATCCGATCACCGTGACCTACACCGGCGATCTGGGGCGGCCGGGCATGGCCATCCTCGAGGATCCTGCCCCCTTGCCGTTGTGCGATTACCTGATCTGCGAGAGCACCTACGGCGGCCGCGAGAGCGACGACCCCGAGCCGATGCCCGACAGACTCGCCCGGATCATCAACGAGACCATCGAGCACGGCGGCAAGGTGATCATCCCGGCCTTCGCCGTCGGGCGAACTCAGGTCATCGTCTATCACCTCCATCAGCTGTTCCACCGCGGCAAGATCAGCCGGCACGTGCCCATCATCGTGGACAGCCCGCTGGCGGTACGGGCCACGGAGATCTTCAAGAAGCATCCAGAGGCTTTCGACAAAGAGGCGACCGAGTTCAACCACGCGACGGGCTCCATCTTCGATTGCTCGACCTGCGAGTACGTGGAGAACGTGGAACGGAGCAAGGCCCTCCACGACCGCCCCGGCCCGATGATCATCATCTCCGCCAGCGGGATGTGCGAAGTCGGCCGCATTCTGCACCACCTCAAGAACAACATCGAGGACCCGAAGAACACCATCCTGATTGTCGGATACCAGGCGGAAAACACCCTCGGCCGGCGGCTAGTGGACAGGGCCAAGCACGTGCGGATCTTCGGCGAAATGTACCAGGTACGGGCGCGCGTGAAGACCTTCAACGGCTTCAGCTCCCATGCCGATGCCGAGGAACTGCTGACCATGACCCTCCCCCTCGCAAAACAGGCCCGGAAGATCTTCCTCGTCCACGGCGAAATCGCCCAGTCCCAGATGCTGGCCGGCACCATGCGCGAGCGCGGCTTCAAGGAAGTCGTGATTCCACAGCGCGATCAGAGCTTCGAGATCTACTCGTAA
- a CDS encoding response regulator — protein sequence MPAGTALTSLLAGLGLGACWLEHQALDEQVTGQLTAARSLLELEKREHAAMLNAVLSVVQQDPQLQAAWPKRDRDRLFAVAAPLFERLRSGHDINRLRFLQPDLTTFLCVDRPDSTGQPASCFSSPRTTEAAFSTPGLELDPQGTFTLRVAHPWHIDGQLAGYVELGRRVEHLGQLAHSILGIDVLVLVDKKQLTHDDLMKGTAMLGRKVDWDRLPASVVIDATTDAIPSKLSSWLCSPPEASSQADLAWSTSGQSYRAGISTLTDTSGTSVGHLVALVNTTRDQDSLARLTWGATAACVMTGLVLLMLLGRAIGRDGQTLDLTRQREQQARILKLERERDAQRENLRFLQLVLDTAPIAIFYKDAQGHFLGCNDTFASWAGISREEVFGRTTDELFSVPSVRKIQEMDTALFANPGRQAFEHTLVNREGQQRTVLFHRATYLDSVGRVAGLVGAAMDVSDRRQIEEQSRQGDKALKDTLAREKRMSVELEAAMEQLRAATRDAQAATRIKTEFLANMSHEIRTPMTAILGFSESLLDPDLSEHERQMAIHTIRRNGEHLLQILNDILDISKIEAGKVEIERIDCSPAEIIADVHATMQARAEAKRLRLEIEGLDALPESIRTDPTRLRQILINLVSNAVKFTAGGKVRILTRIEHHEHDSSQLRVDVIDSGIGITEDQMHRLFEPFTQADSSTTRRFGGTGLGLTISKRLARILGGDLTASSEPGAGSTFTVTVDSSPLNALSPDKANPSARTAATLRGGPTAAAEQPLQARILLAEDGPDNQMLVRSILAKAGAEVEIAENGKTAIERIETAAQEGRPFDLVLMDMQMPILDGYQATAELRRRGHTGPIIALTAHAMATDQAKCLEAGCDGYATKPIDRRALLTLVRGQILARASG from the coding sequence ATGCCCGCGGGAACAGCATTGACCTCGTTGCTCGCGGGACTTGGGCTCGGCGCCTGCTGGCTCGAACACCAGGCTCTCGACGAGCAGGTCACCGGGCAGCTGACCGCGGCGCGCAGCTTGCTCGAGCTGGAGAAGAGGGAACACGCCGCGATGTTGAACGCCGTGCTCTCGGTAGTTCAGCAGGACCCGCAACTGCAGGCCGCCTGGCCGAAGCGCGACCGAGATCGTCTCTTCGCCGTAGCCGCCCCGCTTTTCGAACGCCTGCGTTCGGGCCATGACATAAACCGTTTGCGCTTCCTCCAGCCGGACTTGACTACGTTCCTATGTGTGGATAGGCCGGACTCCACTGGCCAACCCGCCTCCTGCTTCAGTTCCCCCCGGACCACGGAGGCCGCCTTCTCCACGCCTGGGTTGGAACTCGATCCTCAGGGCACCTTCACGCTGCGGGTCGCACACCCATGGCACATCGACGGCCAACTGGCCGGCTACGTCGAACTGGGCCGGCGCGTGGAGCATCTCGGTCAACTGGCCCACTCGATCCTGGGGATCGATGTGCTTGTGCTTGTCGACAAGAAGCAGCTGACGCACGATGACCTCATGAAGGGGACGGCCATGCTGGGCCGGAAAGTGGACTGGGACAGGCTGCCCGCCTCTGTCGTCATCGACGCCACGACGGATGCCATCCCTTCGAAACTGAGCTCGTGGCTCTGCTCTCCGCCGGAAGCGTCTTCGCAGGCAGACCTCGCGTGGTCCACCTCCGGGCAGTCGTACCGGGCAGGCATCTCCACTCTCACGGACACCTCCGGCACCTCGGTCGGCCACCTGGTCGCTCTCGTGAATACCACGAGGGATCAAGACTCGCTTGCCCGACTGACATGGGGGGCCACCGCTGCATGCGTCATGACCGGACTCGTCCTGCTGATGCTCCTGGGGCGAGCGATCGGGCGGGATGGGCAGACCTTAGATCTGACTCGACAGCGAGAGCAGCAGGCCCGCATCCTCAAGCTCGAGCGTGAGCGAGATGCCCAGCGGGAAAACCTCCGGTTCCTGCAGCTCGTGCTGGATACCGCTCCTATCGCCATCTTCTACAAGGATGCCCAAGGACACTTCCTGGGCTGCAACGACACCTTCGCGTCGTGGGCAGGCATCTCACGTGAGGAAGTCTTCGGCCGAACCACCGATGAGTTGTTCTCCGTGCCATCGGTTCGGAAGATCCAGGAGATGGACACCGCCCTGTTCGCCAATCCCGGCAGGCAGGCATTCGAGCACACGCTGGTCAACCGTGAGGGGCAACAGCGGACGGTTCTCTTCCACCGGGCAACCTACCTCGACTCCGTCGGACGAGTGGCGGGCCTAGTCGGCGCGGCGATGGATGTCAGCGATCGCCGGCAGATCGAAGAGCAGAGCCGGCAAGGCGACAAGGCATTGAAGGACACCCTGGCCCGCGAGAAACGCATGTCGGTCGAACTGGAAGCGGCCATGGAGCAACTCCGGGCGGCGACACGGGATGCACAGGCCGCCACCCGCATCAAAACCGAGTTCCTGGCCAACATGAGCCACGAGATACGCACGCCCATGACTGCCATCCTGGGCTTCTCGGAGAGTCTGCTCGATCCCGACCTGTCGGAACACGAGCGGCAGATGGCCATCCACACCATCCGGAGAAACGGTGAACACCTGCTCCAGATTCTCAACGACATCCTGGACATCTCCAAGATCGAAGCAGGAAAGGTGGAGATCGAGCGGATTGACTGCTCTCCCGCGGAGATCATCGCCGACGTTCACGCGACCATGCAGGCCCGCGCCGAAGCAAAGCGGCTCCGCCTCGAGATCGAGGGACTCGACGCTCTTCCGGAGTCGATCCGCACCGATCCGACCAGGCTGCGGCAGATCCTGATCAACCTGGTCAGCAATGCGGTCAAATTCACGGCCGGGGGCAAGGTCCGGATCCTCACCCGCATCGAACACCATGAGCACGACAGCAGCCAGCTGAGGGTGGACGTGATCGACAGTGGGATCGGAATCACCGAGGATCAGATGCACCGGCTGTTCGAGCCGTTCACCCAGGCGGACAGCTCCACGACACGCAGGTTTGGCGGGACCGGTCTCGGCCTGACGATCAGCAAGCGCTTGGCCAGGATTCTGGGGGGGGACCTGACCGCGTCCAGCGAACCCGGCGCTGGAAGTACCTTCACCGTCACGGTGGATTCGTCGCCGCTCAACGCGCTTTCCCCGGACAAAGCGAACCCATCCGCCAGGACCGCCGCCACGCTGCGCGGCGGACCCACGGCAGCCGCAGAGCAGCCGCTCCAGGCCCGGATCCTGCTGGCCGAGGACGGACCGGACAACCAGATGCTGGTCCGTTCGATCCTCGCCAAGGCCGGCGCAGAAGTCGAGATCGCCGAAAACGGCAAGACGGCCATCGAGAGAATCGAAACCGCCGCCCAGGAAGGCCGGCCGTTCGACCTCGTCCTGATGGACATGCAGATGCCCATCCTCGACGGATACCAGGCCACCGCCGAACTGCGACGGCGTGGCCACACCGGACCGATCATCGCTCTGACCGCTCATGCCATGGCCACAGATCAGGCCAAGTGCCTCGAGGCCGGTTGCGACGGCTATGCGACCAAGCCGATCGACCGGCGGGCCCTCCTCACCCTGGTCAGGGGGCAAATCCTCGCTCGGGCTTCCGGTTGA
- a CDS encoding spermidine/putrescine ABC transporter substrate-binding protein: MRVVLSISVILAFLTGCDRAREPGKPAPTTQPAAAATPAGKQVNVYMYSEYIDPEIQKSFEEESGLKVLLDVYESTEEMQAKLQQAGGDRQYDVVVVSDHAIPVLVKLKLIQPLPADRIPNRANVAERFQNPSYDPGSKYSLPYQWGTMGLIYRKNKAPQLDPSWAVLFETDKQPGPFVLIDSVRDMIAAALKYQGHSINTRQPEQLKAAGELILKAKKSPKMVAFEGGVGGKNKVASGDATLAIVYNGDAIRALDEDPNLEFVIPKEGTLIWVDAMTVPAHAPNLEGACKFINYILNAKIGAQLSNFNRYATPNAKSLPMIEAKDRDNPRIYPSEELMAKMEYLEDLGSDTQLYDETWTAVKSR, encoded by the coding sequence ATGCGAGTTGTCCTGTCGATCAGCGTGATCCTGGCGTTCCTGACCGGCTGTGATCGAGCCCGCGAGCCCGGCAAACCGGCTCCGACGACCCAGCCAGCCGCCGCGGCCACGCCCGCCGGCAAGCAGGTCAATGTCTACATGTACTCGGAGTATATCGACCCCGAGATCCAGAAGTCCTTCGAAGAGGAGAGCGGGCTCAAAGTCCTTCTGGATGTCTATGAGTCAACCGAGGAAATGCAGGCCAAGCTCCAGCAAGCCGGCGGGGATCGCCAATATGACGTCGTGGTCGTCTCGGACCACGCGATTCCGGTCCTGGTCAAGCTCAAGCTGATCCAGCCGCTGCCGGCAGACAGGATCCCCAATCGGGCCAACGTGGCGGAGCGTTTTCAGAACCCCTCGTACGACCCGGGCAGCAAGTACAGCCTGCCCTATCAGTGGGGCACGATGGGCCTGATCTACCGGAAGAACAAGGCGCCTCAGCTTGACCCGAGCTGGGCAGTCTTGTTCGAGACCGATAAGCAGCCCGGCCCGTTCGTGCTCATCGACTCGGTCCGCGACATGATCGCAGCCGCCCTGAAATATCAGGGCCACTCGATCAACACCCGCCAGCCTGAGCAACTCAAGGCGGCCGGTGAACTGATCCTCAAGGCCAAGAAAAGCCCCAAGATGGTGGCCTTCGAGGGCGGCGTCGGGGGCAAGAACAAGGTCGCATCCGGCGATGCGACCCTGGCCATCGTCTACAACGGCGATGCCATCCGGGCTCTGGACGAGGATCCCAATCTGGAATTCGTGATTCCCAAGGAAGGAACGCTGATCTGGGTCGATGCGATGACCGTCCCAGCTCACGCCCCGAACCTGGAAGGAGCCTGCAAGTTCATCAACTACATCCTGAATGCCAAGATTGGCGCCCAGCTCTCGAACTTCAACCGGTACGCGACACCCAACGCCAAGTCGCTGCCGATGATCGAAGCCAAGGATCGCGACAACCCTCGCATCTACCCATCCGAGGAGCTCATGGCAAAGATGGAGTATCTGGAGGACCTGGGGAGCGACACCCAGCTCTACGACGAGACCTGGACGGCCGTCAAGTCACGGTGA